Proteins encoded by one window of Cyanobium sp. NS01:
- a CDS encoding transglutaminase family protein: MEEAARRAEGRLEAAGITLTLGGEPTLVPLEPEGLEWSVAADGPTKLPVARALAAAIQQRTWPGSTLLYCSGKRYEGEVNPRWALRLITGRHGAPIAPWPTPAATGAALTAPAGVPWLQRLGERLGVALAPLRLLDERDPERAVWAVPLTWDEEEGWSSGCWELPLEQRRLTAAPGPAGLRLPLEHFPDDLPCQLLTLEIGPGGFGAAGWGLFLPPVERQPTEQLLQAISAEASCPLTAAALAEPDLSGLLPVDASEGWEVLGLTADPGVLEVNLPVCDSWSAYRDWLRLIEAAGAAVGLRSWKQSEAGGQQGTGGGNHLLWGSRDLEQHPFFPRPDWLVGILRYFQHHPSLAYLFSGASVGPSSQAPRPDEALGELFDLELAYTVLERARGEQRQLIGETLRHLHADRSGNNHRSEISLDKFWNPGAPAGCLGLIEFRALESLPQADWMAAIALLWTHLAALQLDPARRPRRLHPWGGALHDRMLLPSQLWADLEAVLADLEAAGLPLDAAPYRTIWEWRFPPLLRWRDAAAPGAPELTLRPALEPWPLICDTPREGGFTSRFVDGSLRRFELLGAGALAERYAMVLNGRPLPLQQPGPLAVRYRASALYPCFHPGIEPAMPLVLQLVPLPGSRAGEGLGPRPQAQWELEPEALRFAPVEPTPLAWPLAAPWQTGAERPCTVDLRLAP; encoded by the coding sequence ATGGAGGAAGCCGCCCGGCGGGCTGAGGGGCGGCTGGAGGCTGCCGGAATCACGCTCACCCTCGGCGGTGAGCCCACCCTGGTGCCCCTGGAGCCCGAGGGCCTGGAGTGGTCGGTGGCGGCGGATGGCCCCACCAAGCTGCCCGTGGCCCGCGCCCTGGCGGCGGCGATCCAGCAGCGCACCTGGCCCGGCAGCACGCTGCTCTACTGCAGCGGCAAGCGCTACGAAGGCGAGGTGAACCCCCGCTGGGCCCTGCGGCTGATCACCGGCCGCCACGGCGCTCCCATCGCCCCGTGGCCCACGCCAGCCGCCACGGGCGCAGCGCTCACGGCCCCGGCCGGGGTGCCCTGGCTGCAGCGGCTGGGCGAGCGCCTCGGCGTTGCCCTGGCGCCCCTGCGCCTGCTGGATGAGCGCGATCCAGAGCGGGCCGTCTGGGCGGTGCCACTCACCTGGGATGAGGAGGAGGGCTGGAGCAGCGGCTGCTGGGAGCTGCCCCTGGAGCAGCGTCGCCTCACCGCTGCCCCGGGGCCGGCCGGGCTGCGGTTGCCGCTGGAGCACTTCCCCGACGACCTGCCCTGCCAGCTGCTCACCCTGGAGATCGGCCCCGGCGGCTTTGGAGCCGCCGGCTGGGGCCTGTTCCTGCCGCCCGTGGAGCGGCAGCCCACGGAGCAACTGCTGCAGGCCATCAGCGCCGAGGCCAGCTGTCCGCTCACGGCCGCAGCCCTGGCTGAGCCCGATCTCAGCGGCCTGCTGCCGGTGGATGCCAGCGAGGGCTGGGAGGTGCTGGGCCTCACCGCCGATCCGGGCGTGCTGGAGGTGAACCTGCCGGTGTGCGACAGCTGGAGCGCCTACCGCGACTGGCTGCGGCTGATCGAGGCGGCCGGCGCTGCGGTGGGCCTGCGCAGCTGGAAGCAGAGCGAGGCGGGCGGCCAGCAGGGCACCGGCGGCGGCAACCACCTGCTCTGGGGCAGCCGCGACCTGGAGCAGCATCCCTTCTTCCCGCGCCCCGACTGGCTGGTGGGAATCCTGCGCTATTTCCAGCACCACCCCAGCCTCGCCTATCTGTTCAGTGGCGCGAGCGTGGGCCCGTCCTCCCAGGCGCCGCGGCCCGATGAGGCCCTCGGCGAACTGTTCGACCTGGAGCTCGCCTACACCGTGCTGGAGCGGGCCCGCGGCGAGCAGCGCCAGCTGATCGGTGAAACCCTGCGCCATCTGCATGCCGACCGCTCCGGCAACAACCACCGCAGCGAGATCAGCCTCGACAAGTTCTGGAATCCGGGCGCCCCGGCCGGCTGCCTCGGGCTGATCGAATTCCGGGCCCTGGAGAGCCTGCCCCAGGCCGACTGGATGGCCGCCATCGCCCTGCTCTGGACCCATCTGGCCGCCCTGCAGCTGGATCCGGCCCGGCGACCGCGGCGGCTGCACCCCTGGGGCGGAGCCCTGCACGATCGGATGCTGCTGCCCAGCCAGCTCTGGGCCGACCTTGAAGCCGTGCTGGCCGATCTGGAGGCCGCCGGCCTGCCCCTCGATGCCGCGCCCTACCGCACCATCTGGGAGTGGCGCTTCCCGCCGCTGCTGCGCTGGCGCGACGCCGCCGCGCCGGGCGCCCCCGAACTGACCCTGCGGCCGGCTTTGGAGCCCTGGCCCCTGATCTGCGACACCCCGCGGGAAGGGGGCTTCACCAGCCGCTTCGTGGACGGCTCCCTGCGCCGCTTCGAGCTGCTGGGCGCCGGCGCCCTGGCCGAGCGCTACGCCATGGTGCTGAACGGCCGCCCCCTGCCCCTGCAGCAGCCCGGCCCCCTGGCGGTGCGCTACCGCGCCAGCGCCCTCTACCCCTGCTTCCACCCCGGCATCGAGCCTGCGATGCCCCTAGTGCTGCAACTGGTGCCGCTCCCCGGCAGCCGTGCTGGCGAAGGCCTTGGCCCCAGGCCCCAGGCCCAGTGGGAACTGGAGCCCGAGGCCCTCCGCTTCGCTCCAGTGGAGCCGACGCCCCTGGCGTGGCCCCTAGCGGCGCCCTGGCAGACCGGGGCTGAGCGGCCCTGCACGGTGGACCTGCGGCTGGCCCCCTGA
- a CDS encoding ferredoxin:protochlorophyllide reductase (ATP-dependent) subunit N encodes MGGSTTVAAATAPALEVRRESGQREVFCGLTSIVWLHRRMPDAFFLVVGSRTCAHLIQSAAGVMIFAEPRFGTAILGERDLAGLADANEELDRLVADLLQRRPEIRTLFLVGSCPSEVIKLDLAKAAERLNTRLAGQVRVLNYTGSGIETTFTQGEDQALLAMVPLMPRAPAAPAAEGAAPAAAQELLIVGTLADAVEDRLISLFGRMGIERVRSLPPRHSRDLPAIGPGTRVLLAQPFLSATARALTALGAQLISAPYPLGVEGSAAWMAAAAATFGLDDARVAAVLDPLVERGRRAVAPHREILEGKRLFLLPDSQLELSLARFLQRECGMELVEVGTPYLDRALLESELALLPAGTPLTEGQHVENQLDRVRAARPDLVVCGLGLANPLEAEGIATKWSIELVFSPIHGCDQAGDLAELFSRPLRRRNLLRFS; translated from the coding sequence ATGGGTGGATCGACAACAGTGGCCGCGGCCACGGCGCCGGCGCTGGAGGTTCGCAGGGAAAGCGGCCAGCGCGAGGTGTTCTGCGGCCTCACCTCGATCGTGTGGCTGCACCGCCGCATGCCCGATGCCTTCTTTCTGGTGGTGGGGTCGCGCACCTGCGCCCACCTGATCCAGAGCGCCGCCGGCGTGATGATCTTCGCCGAACCGCGCTTCGGCACAGCGATCCTGGGGGAGCGCGACCTGGCCGGCCTCGCCGATGCCAACGAGGAGCTGGACCGGCTCGTGGCCGACCTGCTGCAGCGCCGCCCCGAGATCCGCACCCTGTTCCTGGTGGGCTCCTGCCCCAGTGAGGTGATCAAGCTCGACCTGGCCAAGGCCGCCGAGCGCCTCAACACCCGTCTCGCCGGCCAGGTGCGGGTGCTGAACTACACCGGCAGCGGCATCGAAACCACCTTCACCCAGGGCGAGGACCAGGCCCTGCTGGCGATGGTGCCGTTGATGCCCAGGGCTCCGGCCGCCCCTGCCGCTGAGGGGGCGGCCCCGGCAGCAGCACAGGAGCTGCTGATCGTGGGCACCCTGGCCGACGCGGTGGAAGACCGGCTGATCAGCCTGTTCGGCCGCATGGGCATCGAGCGGGTGCGCAGCCTGCCGCCGCGCCACTCCCGCGACCTGCCCGCCATCGGTCCCGGCACCCGGGTGCTGCTGGCCCAACCCTTCCTCTCCGCCACCGCCCGGGCCCTCACCGCCCTCGGCGCCCAGCTGATCTCAGCTCCCTATCCCCTCGGCGTCGAGGGCAGCGCCGCCTGGATGGCCGCCGCCGCCGCCACCTTCGGCCTGGACGACGCCCGGGTGGCCGCCGTGCTCGATCCCCTGGTGGAGCGGGGCCGGCGGGCCGTGGCGCCGCACCGCGAGATCCTGGAGGGCAAGCGGCTGTTCCTGCTGCCCGACTCCCAGCTGGAGCTCTCCCTGGCCCGCTTCCTGCAGCGCGAGTGCGGCATGGAGCTGGTGGAGGTGGGCACGCCCTATCTGGATCGCGCCCTGCTCGAATCCGAGCTGGCCCTGCTGCCCGCCGGCACCCCCCTCACCGAGGGCCAGCACGTGGAGAACCAGCTCGATCGGGTGCGGGCCGCCCGGCCGGATCTGGTGGTGTGCGGCCTGGGGCTGGCCAATCCCCTGGAGGCGGAGGGCATCGCCACCAAGTGGTCGATCGAGCTGGTGTTCAGCCCCATCCACGGCTGCGACCAGGCCGGCGATCTGGCCGAGCTGTTCTCGCGACCCCTGCGTCGCCGCAACCTGCTGCGTTTCTCCTGA
- a CDS encoding ferredoxin:protochlorophyllide reductase (ATP-dependent) subunit B, whose amino-acid sequence MELTLWTYEGPPHVGALRIAASMEGVHLVLHAPQGDTYADLLFTMIERRQRRPPVTYTTFQARDLGGDTAELVKRSIQEAVDRFQPEALLVGESCTAELIQDQPGSLAAGMDLGGAPVVSLELPAYSKKENWGAAETFYQLVRHLLKAQMPAPGTPPPSPQRWRAEGRRPRVNLLGPSLLGFRCRDDVRELTRLLGAEGIDVGVVAPLGARPADLARIPAADANVCLYPEVAGSVCSWLERRFGQPVVRTVPIGIGATRDFLGELRQVLGMEEQPMAPESSSQLPWYSRSVDSTYLTGKRVFIFGDATHAIAAARVASRELGFEVVGLGSYSRELARDVRAAARELGLEALISDDYLEVERAMAEAMPELVLGTQMERHSAKRLGIPCAVISSPLHVQDVPARHAPQMGWEGANELFDSWVHPLMMGLEEHLIGMFRHDFEFVEGHRSHLGGQAPAEPATAPASTVALASGSPGPASEERTPVGTSDPSWDPTGEAELAKIPFFVRGKVRRNTEAYAREQGLALIDGEALYAAKAHFSA is encoded by the coding sequence ATGGAACTCACCCTCTGGACCTACGAAGGCCCTCCCCACGTGGGGGCCCTGCGCATCGCCGCCTCGATGGAGGGAGTGCACCTGGTGCTGCACGCGCCCCAGGGCGACACCTATGCCGACCTGCTGTTCACGATGATCGAGCGGCGGCAGCGGCGCCCACCCGTCACCTACACCACCTTCCAGGCCCGCGACCTCGGCGGTGACACCGCCGAGCTGGTGAAGCGCTCGATCCAGGAAGCGGTGGACCGCTTCCAGCCCGAGGCCCTCCTGGTGGGCGAGAGCTGCACCGCCGAGTTGATCCAGGACCAACCGGGCTCCCTGGCGGCCGGCATGGACCTGGGCGGCGCTCCCGTGGTGAGCCTGGAGCTGCCCGCCTACTCCAAGAAGGAGAACTGGGGAGCGGCCGAGACCTTCTACCAACTGGTGCGGCACCTGCTCAAGGCCCAGATGCCGGCCCCGGGCACGCCGCCGCCGTCGCCCCAGCGCTGGCGGGCCGAGGGCCGCCGGCCCCGGGTCAACCTGCTCGGCCCCAGCCTGCTGGGGTTCCGCTGCCGCGACGATGTGCGCGAGCTCACCCGCCTGCTGGGCGCCGAGGGCATCGATGTGGGCGTGGTCGCGCCGCTGGGCGCCCGCCCGGCCGACCTGGCGCGCATCCCGGCGGCCGATGCCAATGTCTGCCTCTATCCGGAGGTGGCCGGATCGGTGTGCAGCTGGCTGGAGCGGCGCTTCGGCCAGCCGGTGGTGCGCACGGTGCCGATCGGCATCGGCGCCACCCGCGACTTCCTGGGCGAGCTGCGCCAGGTGCTCGGCATGGAAGAGCAGCCGATGGCACCGGAGAGCTCCTCCCAGCTGCCCTGGTACTCCCGCTCGGTCGACTCCACCTACCTCACCGGCAAGCGGGTGTTCATCTTCGGCGATGCCACCCATGCGATCGCCGCCGCCCGGGTGGCCAGCCGGGAGCTGGGCTTTGAGGTGGTGGGCCTGGGCAGCTACAGCCGCGAGCTGGCCAGGGATGTGCGGGCCGCGGCCCGGGAGCTGGGCCTCGAAGCCCTGATCAGCGACGACTACCTGGAGGTGGAGCGGGCCATGGCCGAGGCCATGCCGGAGCTGGTGCTCGGCACCCAGATGGAGCGCCACAGCGCCAAGCGCCTCGGCATTCCCTGCGCCGTGATCAGCTCCCCCCTGCATGTGCAGGATGTGCCGGCCCGCCATGCTCCCCAGATGGGCTGGGAGGGCGCCAACGAGCTGTTCGACAGCTGGGTGCATCCGCTGATGATGGGCCTGGAGGAGCACCTGATCGGCATGTTCCGCCACGACTTCGAATTCGTGGAGGGCCACCGCAGCCACCTGGGCGGCCAGGCCCCGGCTGAACCAGCCACGGCTCCAGCCTCCACCGTGGCTCTGGCCTCCGGCTCCCCAGGCCCCGCCAGCGAAGAACGAACTCCGGTCGGCACCAGCGACCCCAGCTGGGACCCGACCGGCGAGGCCGAACTGGCCAAGATTCCCTTCTTCGTGCGCGGCAAGGTGCGGCGCAACACCGAGGCCTATGCCCGCGAGCAGGGGCTGGCCCTGATCGACGGCGAGGCCCTCTACGCCGCCAAGGCCCACTTCTCCGCCTGA
- the bchL gene encoding ferredoxin:protochlorophyllide reductase (ATP-dependent) iron-sulfur ATP-binding protein, translated as MTTTLRRPDGEGSLQVHLDPKDDIATGALVIAVYGKGGIGKSTTSSNLSAAFSKLGKRVLQIGCDPKHDSTFTLTKKMVPTVIDILETVDFHSEELRPEDFVFEGFNGVQCVESGGPPAGTGCGGYVTGQTVKLLKEHHLLEDTDVVIFDVLGDVVCGGFAAPLQHADYCLIVTANDFDSIFAMNRIMQAINAKAKNYKVRLGGVIANRSEQTDEIDKFNERTGLRTMAHFKTVDAIRKSRLKKCTIFEMEPTPEVEEVQKEYLRLAQAMLENVEPLEAESLKDREIFDLLGFD; from the coding sequence ATGACCACCACCCTGCGCCGTCCCGATGGGGAAGGCAGCCTCCAGGTCCATCTGGACCCCAAGGACGACATCGCCACAGGCGCCCTGGTGATCGCCGTCTACGGCAAGGGGGGGATCGGCAAGAGCACCACCTCCTCGAACCTCTCGGCCGCCTTCTCGAAGCTGGGCAAGCGGGTGCTGCAGATCGGCTGTGATCCCAAGCACGACAGCACCTTCACCCTCACCAAGAAAATGGTGCCCACGGTGATCGACATCCTCGAAACCGTGGACTTCCACAGCGAGGAGCTGCGCCCCGAAGACTTCGTGTTCGAGGGCTTCAACGGCGTGCAGTGCGTGGAATCGGGCGGTCCTCCGGCCGGCACCGGCTGTGGCGGCTACGTGACCGGGCAGACGGTGAAGCTGCTCAAGGAGCACCATCTCCTGGAAGACACCGATGTGGTGATCTTCGATGTGCTGGGCGACGTGGTGTGTGGCGGTTTTGCCGCGCCCCTGCAGCATGCCGATTACTGCCTGATCGTGACGGCCAATGATTTCGATTCGATCTTCGCCATGAATCGGATCATGCAGGCCATCAATGCCAAGGCCAAGAACTACAAGGTGCGGCTCGGCGGCGTGATCGCCAACCGCTCCGAGCAGACCGACGAGATCGACAAGTTCAACGAGCGCACCGGCCTGCGCACCATGGCCCACTTCAAGACCGTGGATGCGATCCGCAAGTCGCGCCTGAAGAAGTGCACGATCTTCGAGATGGAGCCCACGCCTGAGGTGGAGGAAGTGCAGAAGGAATACCTGCGCCTGGCCCAGGCCATGCTCGAGAACGTGGAGCCCCTGGAGGCCGAATCCCTCAAGGACCGCGAGATCTTCGACCTGCTGGGCTTCGACTGA
- a CDS encoding bifunctional aminoglycoside phosphotransferase/ATP-binding protein, whose translation MRPEAYPHRVGPIRLLQTHISWVLLTGDIAYKVKKPVDFGFVNFSTLELRRQLCHEEVRLNRRLSPGIYQGVVAIGGSPERPRLAAESAGPASLEYAVRMAEFPQEALLPAALGRGAVGPEQIDSLAERLARFHAEAAQADPGGPYGTPEAVLEPVQANITSLLEHGDPALAARLLRLRSWIESSFGTLQQPFAQRLATGRIREGHGDLHLGNMLLRQGRIEVFDCLEFSPALRWIDPISDLAFLVMDLQEHGEQALAYRLLNGWLDQSGDYGGLQLWSWYASYRALVRAKVAALAGQSEPVERYLQLAERLCQPPAAALLLCHGVSGSGKSHSSGLLLGRLGAIRLRSDVERKRLFGQWGVQRQGHPQPDGSASRSGELYSAEVSAELFEQRLPQLAALLLAAGFRVIVDATFLRRSHRQAMADVARAAGVPLVILSFPVAAELAEQRLRQRQRLGRDPSDADLDVLRSQWRQAEPLDAEERLLTLAAETGDGSEAIADLAARLESRLGQGS comes from the coding sequence TTGCGCCCTGAGGCCTACCCCCACCGGGTGGGCCCGATCCGCCTGCTGCAGACCCACATCTCCTGGGTGCTGCTCACCGGAGACATCGCCTACAAGGTGAAGAAGCCGGTGGATTTCGGCTTCGTCAACTTCAGCACCCTGGAGCTCCGCCGGCAGCTCTGCCACGAGGAAGTGCGCCTCAACCGGCGCCTCAGCCCCGGGATCTACCAGGGCGTGGTGGCCATCGGGGGGAGTCCGGAGCGGCCGCGCCTGGCCGCTGAATCGGCGGGGCCCGCCAGCCTGGAGTACGCCGTGCGCATGGCCGAATTCCCCCAGGAGGCCCTGCTGCCGGCGGCCCTGGGCCGGGGCGCCGTGGGGCCCGAGCAGATCGATTCCCTGGCCGAGCGCCTGGCCCGCTTCCACGCCGAGGCGGCCCAGGCCGATCCGGGCGGGCCCTATGGCACCCCAGAGGCGGTGCTGGAGCCGGTGCAGGCCAACATCACCAGCCTGCTGGAGCATGGCGATCCGGCTCTGGCAGCCAGGCTGCTGCGGCTGCGCAGCTGGATCGAGAGCAGCTTCGGCACGCTGCAGCAGCCCTTTGCGCAACGCCTGGCCACCGGCCGGATCCGTGAAGGCCACGGCGATCTGCACCTCGGCAACATGCTGCTGCGGCAGGGGCGCATCGAGGTGTTCGACTGCCTCGAGTTCAGCCCTGCCCTGCGCTGGATCGATCCGATCAGCGACCTGGCCTTCCTGGTGATGGACCTGCAGGAACACGGCGAGCAGGCCCTGGCCTACCGGCTGCTGAACGGCTGGCTGGATCAGAGCGGCGACTACGGGGGGCTGCAGCTCTGGTCCTGGTATGCGAGCTACCGGGCCCTGGTGCGGGCCAAGGTGGCGGCCCTGGCTGGGCAGAGCGAGCCGGTGGAGCGCTATCTGCAGCTGGCCGAGCGCCTCTGTCAGCCGCCAGCGGCAGCGCTGCTGCTCTGCCATGGGGTGTCGGGATCGGGGAAGTCCCACAGCAGCGGCCTGCTGCTCGGGCGGCTCGGCGCCATCCGGCTGCGCTCAGACGTGGAACGCAAGCGCCTGTTCGGCCAGTGGGGGGTTCAGCGGCAGGGCCATCCCCAGCCCGATGGCTCCGCCAGCCGCAGCGGCGAGCTCTACAGCGCCGAGGTGAGCGCAGAGCTGTTCGAGCAGCGGCTGCCCCAGCTGGCCGCGCTGCTGCTGGCCGCCGGCTTCCGGGTGATCGTGGATGCCACCTTCCTGCGCCGCAGCCACCGCCAGGCCATGGCCGACGTTGCCAGGGCCGCCGGGGTGCCGCTGGTGATCCTGAGCTTCCCGGTTGCGGCGGAGCTGGCGGAGCAGCGGCTGCGCCAGCGGCAACGCCTGGGCCGCGACCCCTCCGATGCCGATCTGGATGTGCTGCGATCCCAGTGGCGGCAGGCGGAACCCCTCGATGCCGAAGAGCGGTTGCTGACCCTGGCAGCAGAGACAGGCGACGGCAGCGAGGCCATCGCGGATCTGGCTGCCCGCCTCGAGAGCCGCCTGGGTCAGGGCAGCTGA
- a CDS encoding DUF389 domain-containing protein: protein MASVVPAAVLPAALLTRQFRAEASLDQEFVVLTMASSLIASLGLLANSAAVVIGAMLIAPWILPLRATAFAILQGRLPLVGRGLLTLSIGVATTVVLSAGLGLIVGLPVFGSEVIGRTSPNLLDLAIAIVAGAIATYAKVRVKAVGSLAGTAIAVALVPPVCVFGLLVAAGEWQRAQGAGLLFAANLLGILSGALVTLGITRPELRQRLLQSRLGFVSLLLTGLLLVPLSTSFVGLIGQARRQASLNRVEVAIAESLRTETITLGQDSELVGISIDWEQNPPLIRASVRVSKPNLPTPEQVAAVQDFINARQTIRYRLLVQRTSIDVIGPETAPNPRAVEVPPEEPSTPFVPSVPPLPEAITPGTEAPEPQLP from the coding sequence ATGGCTTCTGTTGTTCCTGCCGCCGTTCTGCCGGCGGCCCTGCTCACCCGGCAGTTCCGCGCCGAGGCCAGCCTGGATCAGGAGTTCGTGGTGCTCACCATGGCCTCCAGCCTGATCGCCAGTCTTGGCCTGCTGGCCAACAGCGCCGCCGTGGTGATCGGAGCGATGTTGATCGCCCCCTGGATCCTGCCCCTGCGGGCCACGGCCTTCGCGATCCTGCAGGGCCGGCTGCCGCTGGTGGGGCGGGGATTGCTCACCCTCTCCATCGGCGTCGCCACCACCGTGGTGCTGTCGGCCGGCCTGGGGCTGATCGTGGGGCTGCCGGTGTTCGGCTCCGAGGTGATCGGCCGCACCAGTCCGAATCTGCTGGACCTGGCCATCGCCATCGTGGCCGGGGCCATCGCCACCTACGCCAAGGTGCGCGTCAAGGCGGTGGGCTCGCTGGCCGGCACCGCCATCGCCGTGGCCCTGGTGCCGCCGGTGTGTGTGTTCGGGTTGCTGGTGGCGGCCGGCGAATGGCAGCGGGCCCAGGGGGCAGGGCTGCTGTTCGCCGCCAACCTGCTGGGAATCCTCAGCGGTGCCTTGGTGACCCTGGGGATCACCCGGCCGGAACTGCGTCAGCGGCTGCTGCAGAGTCGGCTGGGTTTCGTGAGCCTGCTGCTCACCGGCCTGTTGCTGGTGCCCCTCAGCACCAGCTTCGTGGGCCTGATCGGCCAGGCCAGGCGCCAGGCCTCCCTCAACCGGGTGGAAGTGGCGATCGCCGAGAGCCTGCGCACTGAAACCATCACCCTGGGCCAGGATTCCGAGCTGGTGGGCATCAGCATCGACTGGGAGCAGAACCCGCCCCTGATTCGCGCTTCGGTGCGGGTGAGCAAGCCCAACCTGCCCACGCCCGAGCAGGTGGCAGCCGTGCAGGACTTCATCAACGCGCGCCAGACGATCCGCTACCGGCTGCTGGTGCAGCGCACCTCCATCGATGTGATCGGCCCGGAGACCGCCCCCAACCCCAGGGCCGTGGAGGTGCCCCCCGAGGAACCATCCACCCCCTTCGTGCCCTCGGTGCCACCGTTGCCGGAGGCCATCACGCCCGGCACCGAGGCCCCCGAGCCTCAGCTGCCCTGA
- a CDS encoding SDR family NAD(P)-dependent oxidoreductase produces MASASSQRTVMVSGASRGIGLAVALNLLAEGHRLSLGVRDPAALRHRLQQLGWSEDAASLSIHPYDALAAPDQPNSAETWVAATAERWGGVEALVPSAGILSRARVCYSPGEEAEIARLLDVNLMGPWRLGRAAWPQLQACGDGRLVMLVSMSGKRVKGRLAAYGVSKFALLGLCQAMRNEGWESGIRVTALCPGWVNTAMAAAVSSIDKQAMTQPEDLAATVAHLLSLPASAVPFELAVNCLLESGS; encoded by the coding sequence ATGGCCTCAGCCTCCTCCCAGCGCACGGTGATGGTGAGCGGGGCCAGCCGCGGCATCGGCCTGGCGGTGGCCCTGAACCTGCTGGCTGAGGGACACCGGCTCAGCCTGGGGGTCCGCGATCCGGCGGCCCTGCGGCACAGGTTGCAGCAGCTGGGCTGGAGCGAAGACGCAGCCAGCCTGTCGATCCACCCCTATGACGCCCTGGCCGCCCCGGATCAGCCCAACAGCGCTGAGACCTGGGTGGCCGCCACGGCCGAGCGCTGGGGCGGGGTGGAGGCCCTGGTGCCGAGCGCGGGCATCCTGTCGCGGGCCAGGGTCTGCTACAGCCCGGGCGAGGAGGCCGAGATCGCCCGCCTGCTGGATGTGAACCTGATGGGCCCCTGGCGTCTGGGCCGCGCCGCCTGGCCCCAGCTGCAGGCCTGCGGCGACGGGCGGCTGGTGATGCTGGTGTCGATGAGCGGCAAGCGGGTGAAAGGCCGCCTGGCCGCCTACGGGGTGAGCAAGTTCGCCCTGCTGGGTCTCTGCCAGGCGATGCGCAACGAGGGCTGGGAGTCGGGCATCCGCGTCACCGCCCTCTGCCCCGGCTGGGTGAACACCGCCATGGCCGCTGCCGTGAGCAGCATCGACAAGCAGGCCATGACCCAGCCGGAGGATCTGGCCGCCACGGTGGCCCACCTGCTCTCTCTGCCGGCCTCGGCGGTGCCGTTTGAGCTGGCGGTGAACTGCCTGCTGGAAAGCGGCTCCTGA
- a CDS encoding potassium channel family protein translates to MKRRRTRLLRLHLTYKLLLGTCLQVMVCLALPPPWYRLSSAGYLGLGVVMILGLGEPVEQLRFGETPRKLFKLLGWGALGTALLWYLTPVQLRQSGLPVLILWALFSLWSAVRLIRGLALERRVTPDVLRGCIAGYLMLGLAGGLICAALETIQPNSFSNASFPAAVLTGEDQIYPVWSLNFVRLNYFAFVSLTTAGYGDITPLTPVAQMISVGLAIVGTFYIAAVMGLLVSRFSTSTWVQEPEQPIPQEPVLPAVQAPQFPQPRLRLSSPRQPPAVDPPPDNGPPEGDSA, encoded by the coding sequence ATGAAGCGCCGGCGCACCCGACTGCTGCGGCTGCACCTCACCTACAAGCTGCTGCTGGGGACCTGCCTGCAGGTGATGGTCTGCCTGGCCCTGCCGCCACCGTGGTACAGGCTGTCGTCTGCGGGCTACCTGGGCCTTGGCGTGGTGATGATCCTGGGCCTGGGAGAGCCGGTGGAGCAACTGCGCTTCGGGGAAACACCGCGGAAGCTGTTCAAGCTGCTGGGCTGGGGGGCCCTCGGCACCGCCTTGCTCTGGTACCTCACGCCGGTGCAGCTGCGGCAATCGGGGCTGCCGGTGCTGATCCTCTGGGCCCTGTTCAGCCTCTGGAGTGCAGTGCGGCTGATCCGGGGGCTGGCGCTTGAGCGCCGGGTGACCCCCGATGTGCTGCGGGGCTGCATCGCCGGGTATCTGATGCTGGGCCTCGCCGGTGGCCTGATCTGTGCCGCCCTGGAAACGATCCAGCCGAACAGCTTCAGCAACGCCAGCTTTCCCGCAGCGGTGCTCACCGGCGAAGACCAGATCTACCCCGTGTGGAGTCTCAACTTCGTGCGGCTCAACTATTTCGCCTTCGTGAGCCTCACCACCGCGGGCTATGGCGACATCACGCCACTCACCCCCGTTGCCCAGATGATCAGCGTGGGGCTGGCGATCGTGGGCACCTTCTACATCGCGGCGGTGATGGGGCTGCTGGTGAGTCGGTTCTCAACCAGTACCTGGGTGCAGGAGCCCGAGCAACCCATACCCCAGGAGCCGGTGCTGCCAGCGGTGCAGGCCCCCCAGTTCCCCCAGCCCAGGCTGAGGCTGTCCTCTCCACGGCAGCCGCCAGCGGTGGACCCCCCGCCAGACAACGGCCCCCCGGAGGGGGACTCAGCCTGA